The Pseudomonas orientalis genome contains a region encoding:
- the cyoD gene encoding cytochrome o ubiquinol oxidase subunit IV yields MYKQSSIHSSAGTSHGSSRSYLVGFLVSVLLTLIPFGLVMFPSLPRVTTAWLVVALGAIQIVVHLKFFLHLDTAEEQRWNLIALIFSAVIILLLVGLSLWIMDSIHHNMLAH; encoded by the coding sequence ATGTACAAGCAAAGTTCGATTCACAGCAGCGCGGGTACCAGCCATGGCAGCAGCCGCTCCTACCTGGTCGGCTTCCTGGTGTCGGTGCTGCTGACCCTGATCCCGTTCGGCCTGGTGATGTTCCCGTCATTGCCACGTGTCACTACCGCCTGGCTGGTGGTGGCATTGGGCGCGATACAAATCGTGGTCCATCTCAAGTTCTTCCTGCATCTGGATACCGCCGAGGAACAACGTTGGAACCTGATTGCGCTGATTTTCTCGGCGGTCATCATCCTTTTGCTGGTAGGACTCTCGCTGTGGATCATGGACAGTATTCATCACAACATG
- a CDS encoding cytochrome o ubiquinol oxidase subunit III, translating into MSNIVIEKDIAHTHEQGHEDAGSLSLFGFWIYLMTDCILFATLFAGYAVLRDSVAGGPSSVDIFELPYVLGETMLLLLSSITYGYAMLAMNRGQQSQVLRWLGLTFVLGAGFIAMEINEFHHLIVEGYGPDRSAFLTAFFTLVGTHGAHVLTGLIWMAVLMVQVRQKGLTTTNATRLSCLSLFWHFLDVVWICVFTVVYLLGVV; encoded by the coding sequence ATGTCCAATATCGTGATCGAAAAAGACATCGCCCACACCCACGAACAAGGGCATGAAGACGCCGGTTCCCTGAGCCTGTTCGGGTTCTGGATCTACCTGATGACCGACTGCATCCTGTTCGCGACCTTGTTCGCCGGCTACGCGGTGTTGCGCGACAGCGTGGCGGGCGGTCCTTCGAGCGTGGACATTTTCGAGCTGCCCTATGTGCTGGGTGAAACCATGCTGCTGCTGTTGAGCAGCATCACCTACGGCTACGCCATGCTGGCGATGAACCGTGGCCAGCAAAGCCAGGTGCTGCGCTGGCTGGGGCTCACGTTCGTGCTCGGCGCGGGCTTTATCGCCATGGAAATCAACGAGTTCCACCATTTGATCGTAGAAGGTTACGGGCCGGACCGCAGCGCGTTCCTCACCGCTTTTTTCACCCTGGTGGGCACCCATGGCGCGCACGTACTGACGGGGTTGATCTGGATGGCGGTGCTGATGGTGCAGGTTCGGCAGAAAGGCCTGACCACCACCAACGCCACCCGCCTCAGTTGCCTGAGCCTGTTCTGGCACTTCCTGGACGTGGTGTGGATCTGCGTCTTTACCGTGGTCTATCTGTTGGGGGTGGTGTGA
- the cyoB gene encoding cytochrome o ubiquinol oxidase subunit I, which produces MFGKLSWDAIPTTEPIVMYTLAFIGLIGVAMVGTITWKRKWGYLWREWFTSVDHKKIGCMYIIVALVMLLRGFSDAIMMRTQQAMAASGGPGYLPPEHYDQIFTAHGVIMIFFVAMPFVVGLMNVVVPLQIGARDVAYPFLNALSFWLFVAGAALVNVSLGIGEFARTGWVAYPPLSELGYSPGVGVDYYIWSLQISGIGTLLTGVNFFVTILKMRTEGMTLFKMPVFTWNALCTSVLILASFPILTATLLMLSLDRYLGMHFFTNEAGGNPMMYVNLIWAWGHPEVYILILPAFGVFSEIAATFSSKRLFGYVSLVWATIAITVLSFIVWLHHFFTMGAGGNVNAFFGIMTMIIAVPTGVKIFTWLFTMYRGRVRFETPMLWTLGFIVTFSIGGMTGVLLAVPGADFLLHNSLFLIAHFHNVIIGGAVFGYMAGLTYWFPKAFGFRLNDKLGRIAFWCWLVGFYLAFMPSYVLGFMGMTRRLNHFDNPQWRPWLLVELVGVGVILCGVAAQALQLFVSIRNRHQYRDLTGDPWDGRTLEWATSSPPPLYNFAEQPKVNDLDAYWGMKERGVSTLSHTDYRAIHMPRNTASGLVITLFALICSFALVWHIWWLAAFGLVASVVAFVVRSYDEDTDYFVPAQEVARIETARLKDLEEA; this is translated from the coding sequence ATGTTCGGAAAACTGTCATGGGATGCGATTCCAACCACTGAACCCATTGTGATGTACACGCTGGCCTTCATCGGGCTGATCGGCGTGGCGATGGTGGGCACGATCACCTGGAAACGCAAATGGGGCTATTTGTGGCGCGAGTGGTTTACCTCGGTGGACCACAAGAAAATCGGCTGCATGTACATCATCGTCGCGCTGGTGATGCTGCTGCGCGGATTTTCCGACGCCATCATGATGCGTACCCAGCAAGCCATGGCCGCCAGCGGCGGGCCGGGCTACCTCCCGCCGGAACACTACGACCAGATCTTCACCGCCCATGGCGTGATCATGATCTTTTTCGTGGCCATGCCCTTCGTGGTCGGCTTGATGAACGTTGTGGTGCCGTTGCAGATCGGCGCACGCGACGTGGCCTACCCGTTTCTCAACGCGCTGAGCTTCTGGCTGTTCGTGGCCGGTGCCGCGCTGGTCAACGTCTCGCTGGGGATCGGTGAATTTGCGCGCACCGGTTGGGTCGCCTATCCGCCGTTATCCGAACTGGGCTACAGCCCCGGGGTCGGCGTGGACTACTACATCTGGTCACTGCAAATATCCGGCATCGGCACGCTTTTGACGGGGGTGAATTTCTTCGTCACGATTTTGAAGATGCGCACCGAGGGCATGACTCTGTTCAAGATGCCGGTGTTCACCTGGAATGCGCTGTGCACCTCGGTGCTGATCCTCGCATCGTTTCCGATTCTCACCGCCACCCTGCTGATGCTGAGCCTGGACCGTTACCTGGGCATGCATTTCTTCACCAACGAAGCCGGCGGCAACCCGATGATGTACGTCAACCTCATCTGGGCCTGGGGGCATCCGGAGGTGTACATCCTGATCCTGCCGGCGTTCGGGGTGTTTTCCGAGATTGCCGCCACGTTCAGCAGCAAGCGGCTGTTCGGCTACGTGTCGCTGGTGTGGGCGACGATTGCGATCACCGTGTTGTCATTCATTGTGTGGCTGCACCATTTCTTCACCATGGGCGCAGGCGGCAACGTCAATGCGTTCTTCGGCATCATGACGATGATCATTGCAGTGCCGACCGGGGTGAAAATCTTTACCTGGCTGTTCACCATGTACCGTGGCCGGGTGCGCTTCGAAACCCCGATGCTGTGGACCCTGGGCTTTATCGTGACCTTCAGCATCGGCGGCATGACCGGGGTATTGCTGGCCGTGCCGGGGGCTGACTTCCTGCTGCACAACAGCCTGTTTCTGATCGCGCACTTTCACAACGTGATCATCGGCGGCGCGGTGTTCGGCTATATGGCCGGCCTCACCTACTGGTTCCCCAAGGCCTTTGGTTTCCGCTTGAACGACAAGCTGGGGCGCATTGCCTTCTGGTGCTGGCTGGTCGGCTTCTACCTCGCGTTCATGCCGTCCTACGTGCTGGGCTTCATGGGCATGACCCGGCGCCTCAACCATTTCGACAATCCGCAATGGCGGCCCTGGCTGTTGGTGGAGCTGGTCGGCGTAGGCGTCATTCTTTGCGGCGTTGCGGCCCAGGCCCTGCAACTGTTCGTCAGCATCCGCAACCGTCACCAGTATCGCGACCTCACGGGCGACCCGTGGGACGGGCGCACCCTGGAGTGGGCCACCTCCTCGCCGCCGCCGCTGTACAACTTCGCCGAGCAACCCAAGGTCAACGACCTGGACGCCTATTGGGGCATGAAGGAGCGCGGTGTGAGCACCCTGAGCCACACCGACTACCGCGCCATCCACATGCCGCGCAACACCGCCTCGGGCCTGGTGATCACCCTGTTCGCGCTGATCTGCAGCTTTGCCCTGGTCTGGCATATCTGGTGGCTGGCGGCGTTCGGGCTGGTGGCCTCGGTGGTGGCGTTCGTGGTGCGCAGCTACGACGAAGACACCGATTACTTCGTGCCCGCGCAGGAAGTCGCGCGCATTGAAACGGCACGTCTCAAAGACCTGGAAGAGGCTTGA
- the cyoA gene encoding ubiquinol oxidase subunit II, which translates to MKRTIAYCLASLASLFLLTGCNLVVFNPKGQVATDERDLIILATGLMLLVVVPVIVLMFVFAYRYRATNKNARYSPRWASSHKIEAVVWGVPLLIIIALGWVTWETTHALDPYRPLDSDTPPINVQVVATDWKWLFIYPDLGIASVNELALPVHTPVSFTITSDAAMTSFFIPALGGQIYAMAGMQTKLHLIANETGEFRGIAANYNGPGFSDMHFAALSLSPTDFQTWVTKVKGASKPLDHTSYAQLAKPTIKHPVTYYSAVQERLFLDIVDKYEGMNKANKTRRAPVSSAQKRADQHPSLLAEER; encoded by the coding sequence ATGAAACGAACGATTGCTTATTGCCTGGCATCTCTGGCCAGCCTCTTCTTGTTAACCGGCTGCAACTTGGTGGTGTTCAATCCCAAGGGACAGGTTGCAACCGATGAACGCGACCTGATTATCCTCGCCACCGGCCTGATGTTGTTGGTGGTGGTGCCGGTGATCGTGCTGATGTTCGTATTCGCCTACCGCTACCGTGCGACCAACAAGAACGCGCGTTACTCGCCGCGCTGGGCCAGCTCCCACAAAATCGAAGCAGTGGTGTGGGGCGTTCCGTTGCTGATCATCATCGCCCTGGGCTGGGTGACGTGGGAAACCACCCACGCCCTTGACCCCTATCGCCCGCTCGACTCGGACACGCCGCCGATCAACGTGCAGGTCGTGGCCACCGACTGGAAGTGGCTGTTCATCTACCCCGACCTGGGTATCGCCAGCGTCAACGAACTGGCCCTGCCGGTGCACACGCCGGTGAGTTTCACCATCACCTCCGACGCGGCCATGACGTCATTTTTCATCCCGGCACTGGGCGGGCAGATCTACGCCATGGCCGGCATGCAGACCAAGCTGCACCTGATCGCCAACGAGACCGGCGAGTTCCGGGGCATTGCCGCCAACTACAACGGCCCCGGTTTTTCCGATATGCATTTCGCCGCGCTATCGCTGAGCCCCACCGACTTTCAAACCTGGGTGACCAAGGTCAAAGGCGCCTCCAAACCCCTTGACCACACGAGCTACGCGCAATTGGCCAAGCCCACCATCAAGCACCCGGTGACCTATTACTCGGCGGTGCAGGAGCGGCTGTTCCTGGACATCGTCGATAAATACGAAGGCATGAACAAGGCCAATAAAACCAGGCGCGCGCCAGTGAGCAGCGCGCAAAAACGCGCCGATCAACACCCCAGTCTGCTGGCCGAGGAGCGATAA